Proteins encoded within one genomic window of Acipenser ruthenus chromosome 32, fAciRut3.2 maternal haplotype, whole genome shotgun sequence:
- the LOC117395501 gene encoding ankyrin repeat domain-containing protein 34A, with product MGDGGILQTEGNALLKAVFQGKLRLTRLLLEGGAYINEGNERGETPIVAACLAGYEDPQSRQKMVKYLLEKGADPNIPDKSGQTALMHACAEQSGKEVVSMLLEYGADPSMKDYSGSSALVYAINKGDRDTLQVLLDACKAKGKEVIIITTDTSPSGTKKTKQYLNSPPSPGVEDKLSPTSCMSPSDVEIRTYASPGSEEKEKEDIFSFSLNSALPLPSARPPGEKRAVPPRKHLKRLNSEPWGLVAPSVLSKANQEQQQQLPGTLRDEENVISELNGMSISGRPILSRRHSIETHDPSSPKPIDRSCSEDSAVLHGSSWADKVQQHQLLYRRNTAPESQETSSTTSGVVPANVRPLAHPRLTRMDHYESDTHLCPESIPGSPDSGRVSVERRKYNTSPLSLLTSSSRESLESIPNSVSPITVRRRPQGLLERRGSGTLLLDRISHTRPGFLPPLNVNHHRPIPDIRANGKPSSPVHSSHKILVPVAPSSPKREPRHKKKLLRRHSMQTEQMKQLSNFQDILAEKMIEFTGD from the coding sequence ATGGGAGACGGTGGAATTCTCCAGACGGAGGGGAATGCCCTTCTGAAGGCCGTGTTCCAGGGCAAACTGAGGCTAACCAGGTTGCTGCTGGAAGGAGGGGCCTACATCAATGAGGGCAATGAACGAGGAGAGACCCCAATCGTGGCCGCTTGCCTGGCAGGCTATGAGGACCCCCAAAGCCGGCAGAAGATGGTAAAGTACCTGCTTGAGAAGGGGGCAGACCCCAACATCCCAGACAAATCCGGACAGACAGCTTTGATGCACGCCTGTGCGGAGCAGTCCGGTAAGGAGGTGGTGTCCATGCTGCTTGAGTATGGTGCCGATCCCAGCATGAAAGACTACTCTGGGTCTTCAGCACTGGTGTACGCTATTAATAAGGGCGATCGAGACACTCTGCAAGTCCTACTGGATGCCTGCAAGGCTAAAGGCAAGGAGGTGATCATCATAACTACAGACACTTCGCCCTCAGGTACCAAAAAGACCAAGCAGTACCTCAACTCTCCGCCTTCTCCTGGAGTTGAAGATAAGCTCTCTCCCACCTCCTGCATGTCCCCCTCTGACGTGGAAATCCGAACTTATGCGTCCCCAGGGagtgaggagaaggagaaggaagaCATCTTCAGCTTTTCTCTTAACTCTGCCCTCCCCTTGCCGTCTGCTCGCCCGCCAGGGGAGAAAAGGGCTGTGCCTCCAAGGAAGCACCTCAAAAGGCTCAATTCAGAGCCCTGGGGTCTAGTAGCTCCTTCAGTGTTGAGCAAGGCAaaccaggagcagcagcagcagctgcctgGCACTTTGAGAGATGAGGAGAATGTTATCTCGGAGCTAAACGGCATGAGCATCTCCGGTCGCCCCATCCTTTCCAGGCGGCACAGCATTGAAACCCACGACCCTTCCTCGCCAAAACCCATAGATCGTTCTTGTTCTGAAGATTCTGCCGTCCTTCACGGATCCTCGTGGGCGGATAAGGTCCAGCAGCACCAGCTGCTTTACAGGAGAAACACGGCGCCAGAATctcaggagaccagctccaccACATCTGGTGTTGTACCAGCCAATGTCCGCCCACTGGCGCACCCCAGACTCACCCGGATGGATCACTACGAGTCCGATACGCACTTGTGCCCAGAATCCATCCCCGGATCACCCGATTCTGGACGTGTTTCCGTGGAACGCCGTAAGTACAACacatcccccctctccctgctcacaaGCTCCTCCCGAGAATCCCTGGAGAGCATTCCCAATTCTGTATCTCCCATCACAGTACGACGCAGACCCCAGGGGCTTCTGGAACGAAGGGGGTCCGGCACACTGCTGCTAGACCGGATTTCTCACACCCGTCCGGGATTCCTGCCCCCTCTCAATGTCAACCATCACCGCCCCATCCCTGACATCCGAGCCAATGGGAAGCCCTCCTCCCCAGTCCACTCCAGTCATAAAATCCTGGTGCCGGTGGCCCCCAGCTCCCCGAAACGGGAGCCCAGGCACAAGAAGAAGCTGCTGAGGCGTCACTCTATGCAGACGGAGCAGATGAAGCAGCTCTCCAACTTCCAGGACATCCTGGCCGAGAAGATGATCGAGTTCACCGGGGACTGA